One genomic window of Roseateles sp. DAIF2 includes the following:
- a CDS encoding prepilin-type N-terminal cleavage/methylation domain-containing protein — MSMKRKVQQGFTLIELMIVVAIIGILAAVAIPQYRDYTSKTKAASALSSIDAYKKGVAICVQEKGYAAGATPADCDLGINGVPASMATALVSSVGVADGKITANIDANIMGNTSAGTITLTPTLTDSAITWKIESTNMAKAVEDALKKNNSGT, encoded by the coding sequence ATGAGCATGAAGCGCAAAGTCCAACAAGGTTTCACCCTGATCGAACTGATGATCGTCGTGGCGATCATCGGCATCTTGGCTGCCGTGGCGATTCCGCAGTATCGCGACTACACCTCCAAGACAAAGGCGGCTTCGGCGCTGTCCAGCATTGATGCCTACAAGAAGGGCGTCGCTATCTGCGTCCAGGAGAAGGGCTATGCCGCTGGTGCTACGCCAGCCGACTGCGACCTCGGCATTAACGGCGTTCCTGCGAGCATGGCGACAGCCCTGGTTTCTTCCGTCGGCGTGGCTGATGGCAAGATCACCGCGAACATTGACGCGAACATCATGGGCAACACCAGCGCCGGTACCATCACGCTGACTCCGACGCTGACTGATTCCGCGATCACCTGGAAAATCGAATCGACGAACATGGCGAAGGCCGTTGAGGACGCGCTGAAGAAGAACAACTCGGGCACTTGA